In a single window of the Silurus meridionalis isolate SWU-2019-XX chromosome 8, ASM1480568v1, whole genome shotgun sequence genome:
- the nfkbiab gene encoding nuclear factor of kappa light polypeptide gene enhancer in B-cells inhibitor, alpha b, which translates to MNKVLCRAELEIPHPDPERLLYARGRLNNSSTRAEQLRSDRTSHTHTSLHLSLSIFLLLSSKMSLYRNIVGTSAMDYSSDGRAHKAGTAVDERLDSGLDSLREDEAEDYCESAREEPVSDEFARLSVEEERWRTEITEDGDTYLHLAVIHEAQDMALKMIEMSIKHPFLNQQNYQRQTALHLAVITEQPLVVERLLKAGCNPTVVDNNGNTALHIACGKGSLTCFGLLTQNCSAFLPSILQTPNYNGQKCLHVVALHGFLSMVESLICFGADINEQEQCNGRTALHLAVDLQNLELVKLLISKGADVNSLTYGGYSAYHLTHGRQNADIQKALHDVTDQSLRDLPESESEDSDDEYVYDYDSYELHSDEEYDDIKVMGQE; encoded by the exons ATGAATAAAGTTCTCTGCAGGGCTGAGCTGGAAATCCCCCACCCGGACCCGGAGCGCCTCCTCTACGCACGCGGAAGGTTAAACAACTCCTCCACCCGAGCGGAGCAGCTCAGATCAGATcgcacttctcacacacacacatctctccatctctctctctctatctttctcttgctctcctCGAAAATGTCTCTTTATCGGAATATTGTCGGCACGAGCGCGATGGATTACAGTTCGGACGGGCGCGCGCACAAGGCTGGGACGGCGGTCGACGAGCGTCTAGACAGCGGGCTGGACTCCCTGCGCGAGGACGAGGCCGAGGATTACTGCGAGAGCGCGCGCGAGGAGCCCGTGAGCGACGAGTTCGCGAGGCTGAGTGTGGAAGAGGAGCGCTGGAGGACCGAGATCACGGAAGACGGAGACAC ATATTTACATCTGGCTGTCATTCATGAAGCCCAAGACATGGCGCTGAAAATGATCGAGATGTCCATCAAGCACCCATTCCTCAACCAACAGAACTACCAGAGACAG ACGGCGCTGCACTTGGCCGTGATCACAGAGCAGCCACTGGTGGTGGAGCGTCTGCTCAAGGCCGGCTGCAACCCCACAGTAGTGGATAACAACGGCAACACGGCACTGCACATCGCCTGCGGGAAAGGATCGCTCACGTGTTTCGGGCTGCTCACCCAAAACTGCTCGGCATTCCTGCCTTCCATTCTGCAGACACCAAACTACAACG GTCAGAAATGCTTACACGTGGTGGCTTTACACGGATTTCTCTCGATGGTGGAAAGCCTCATCTGTTTTGGTGCAGATATTAATGAacag GAGCAGTGTAACGGAAGGACGGCTCTTCACTTAGCTGTGGACCTGCAAAACCTCGAGCTGGTGAAGCTTCTGATTAGTAAAGGTGCAGATGTGAACAGCTTGACGTACGGTGGTTACTCTGCATATCATCTCACGCACGGACGCCAGAACGCCGACATCCAGAAGGCGCTGCACGACGTCACGGATCAGAGCCTGAGGGACCTGCCcgagagcgagagcgaggaCAGTGACGATGAATACGTATACGACTACGACAGCTACGAGCTGCACTCTGATGAagag TATGATGACATTAAAGTGATGGGGCAGGAGTAA